A window of Amphiprion ocellaris isolate individual 3 ecotype Okinawa chromosome 12, ASM2253959v1, whole genome shotgun sequence contains these coding sequences:
- the zgc:153383 gene encoding protein FAM177A1 isoform X1 produces MADISLYLTNVNVSIGRSVDVGQSPSPNPSKDFESVELGELDKREEEQQQKEKVPRRIIHFSSGETMEEYSTDEEDGEDKEPERKDLLSSPVDAVRSKMTWGPYFWFHMWRAATSTISACDYLGERMASLFGITSAKYQYAIDEYYRMKKEREEEKEENRLSEEAERSFDQLQSQEEEDEPITMTGQPEVAVEHPDVTYQVENENQAASNTITVPAIVTAT; encoded by the exons ATGGCCGACATATCTCTGTATCTCACTAACGTTAACGTGTCTATAGGACGGAGCGTGGACGTGGGGCAG AGTCCAAGTCCAAACCCGTCGAAGGACTTTGAGAGCGTGGAGCTGGGAGAGCTGGACaagagagaggaggagcagcagcagaaggagaAGGTTCCCCGTCGGATCATCCACTTCTCCAGCGGCGAGACCATGGAGGAGTACAGCACCGACGAGGAGGACGGAGAGGACAAGGAGCCGGAGAGGAAAGACCTGCTGTCCTCTCCGGTCGATGCGGTGAGG TCAAAGATGACCTGGGGCCCTTATTTCTGGTTCCACATGTGGAGAGCAGCAACGTCCACCATCTCAG CGTGTGACTACCTTGGGGAGAGGATGGCTTCTCTCTTTGGGATAACATCGGCCAAATATCAATACGCCATCGATGAATACTACAGGATGAAGAAAGAG agggaggaagagaaagaggaaaaccGTCTGTCAGAAGAAGCCGAACGATCCTTTGACCAGTTACAATctcaggaagaggaggacgagcCAATCACCATGACGGGCCAGCCGGAGGTGGCGGTCGAGCACCCTGACGTGACCTATCAGGTAGAGAACGAAAACCAGGCAGcttccaacaccatcacagtccCTGCTATCGTCACGGCAACCTAA
- the zgc:153383 gene encoding protein FAM177A1 isoform X2, whose amino-acid sequence MADISLYLTNVNVSIGRSVDVGQSPSPNPSKDFESVELGELDKREEEQQQKEKVPRRIIHFSSGETMEEYSTDEEDGEDKEPERKDLLSSPVDASKMTWGPYFWFHMWRAATSTISACDYLGERMASLFGITSAKYQYAIDEYYRMKKEREEEKEENRLSEEAERSFDQLQSQEEEDEPITMTGQPEVAVEHPDVTYQVENENQAASNTITVPAIVTAT is encoded by the exons ATGGCCGACATATCTCTGTATCTCACTAACGTTAACGTGTCTATAGGACGGAGCGTGGACGTGGGGCAG AGTCCAAGTCCAAACCCGTCGAAGGACTTTGAGAGCGTGGAGCTGGGAGAGCTGGACaagagagaggaggagcagcagcagaaggagaAGGTTCCCCGTCGGATCATCCACTTCTCCAGCGGCGAGACCATGGAGGAGTACAGCACCGACGAGGAGGACGGAGAGGACAAGGAGCCGGAGAGGAAAGACCTGCTGTCCTCTCCGGTCGATGCG TCAAAGATGACCTGGGGCCCTTATTTCTGGTTCCACATGTGGAGAGCAGCAACGTCCACCATCTCAG CGTGTGACTACCTTGGGGAGAGGATGGCTTCTCTCTTTGGGATAACATCGGCCAAATATCAATACGCCATCGATGAATACTACAGGATGAAGAAAGAG agggaggaagagaaagaggaaaaccGTCTGTCAGAAGAAGCCGAACGATCCTTTGACCAGTTACAATctcaggaagaggaggacgagcCAATCACCATGACGGGCCAGCCGGAGGTGGCGGTCGAGCACCCTGACGTGACCTATCAGGTAGAGAACGAAAACCAGGCAGcttccaacaccatcacagtccCTGCTATCGTCACGGCAACCTAA